The proteins below come from a single Spirochaetia bacterium 38H-sp genomic window:
- the thiC gene encoding phosphomethylpyrimidine synthase ThiC has translation MTQLIQAKKGIITEQMKKAAKKEKISAEKLAEKIAEGSVVLPANKNHKKLSPYAIGAGLTTKINVNLGISEDCPNYELEIKKADLAEKLKAHAVMDLSCSGDTRPFRRNLIEHTSLMVGTVPVYDAENLGKELPELTEEDFLGMLKTHAEDGVDFVTLHAGITKNVLAHMKPADRIMPIVSRGGAVIAEWMDITGKENPFFANFDKVLDICLEYDVTLSLGDACRPGAVHDASDSMQISELIVLGELTKKARDAGVQVMIEGPGHMRIDEIAANMLLEKKLCHNAPFYVLGPLVTDVAPGYDHITSAIGGAIAAASGADFLCYVTPAEHVKLPDLSDVKEGIIASRIAAHAADLAKHVPGADNWDKEMSIARSNLDWKKMLELALDPEKPGKMREESMPRDPAVCTMCGKMCSVNRTNRIKEKIK, from the coding sequence ATGACACAGCTTATACAGGCAAAAAAAGGAATAATAACAGAGCAGATGAAAAAAGCTGCTAAAAAAGAAAAAATATCTGCGGAAAAACTTGCAGAAAAGATAGCAGAAGGTAGTGTGGTTTTGCCGGCTAATAAAAATCACAAAAAACTTTCTCCTTATGCAATAGGAGCAGGTCTTACAACAAAGATAAACGTTAACCTAGGAATATCAGAGGACTGCCCCAACTATGAGCTTGAAATAAAGAAAGCGGATCTTGCAGAAAAACTCAAAGCACATGCTGTTATGGACCTTAGCTGTTCTGGAGATACAAGGCCATTCAGGAGAAATCTTATAGAGCATACTAGCCTTATGGTGGGGACTGTTCCCGTATATGATGCGGAAAATCTGGGCAAAGAATTGCCGGAGCTTACAGAGGAGGACTTTCTGGGCATGCTAAAAACTCATGCAGAGGATGGTGTAGATTTTGTTACTCTTCATGCAGGCATAACAAAAAATGTCCTTGCTCATATGAAACCAGCAGACAGAATCATGCCAATCGTCTCCAGAGGTGGCGCAGTTATAGCAGAATGGATGGACATAACAGGTAAAGAAAATCCGTTTTTTGCCAACTTTGACAAAGTGCTTGATATTTGTCTGGAGTATGATGTCACCCTTAGCTTGGGAGATGCCTGCAGACCAGGTGCTGTACATGATGCAAGTGATAGTATGCAAATATCAGAGCTTATAGTTCTGGGAGAGCTTACAAAAAAAGCAAGAGATGCCGGAGTCCAGGTTATGATAGAAGGTCCTGGGCACATGAGGATTGATGAGATAGCAGCTAATATGCTTCTTGAGAAAAAGTTATGTCACAATGCTCCTTTTTACGTATTGGGACCGCTGGTAACTGATGTTGCCCCGGGATATGACCATATCACTTCTGCTATAGGTGGAGCAATTGCAGCAGCATCTGGTGCAGATTTTCTCTGCTATGTAACCCCTGCAGAGCATGTAAAGCTTCCCGATCTTTCCGATGTAAAAGAAGGTATAATCGCAAGCCGCATAGCTGCACATGCGGCAGACCTTGCAAAACACGTTCCTGGAGCAGATAACTGGGACAAAGAGATGAGCATTGCTCGCAGCAATTTGGATTGGAAAAAAATGCTTGAGCTTGCGCTTGATCCAGAGAAACCGGGCAAGATGAGAGAAGAATCTATGCCACGGGATCCTGCTGTCTGCACAATGTGCGGGAAAATGTGCTCTGTAAACAGAACCAACAGAATAAAGGAAAAAATAAAATAA
- the thiE gene encoding thiamine phosphate synthase encodes MNNFYRIIDANINRASEGIRCAEDIARFVAEDKGLASELKMLRHKLRKSVAVIEPFLLSHRDSLHDISRKTKHVKRAEKESYAQSFIKNISRAEEAVRSAEEALRNLGKEEIALVMQEIRYSLYDVSKKGLTTTRKEKVLSYFTNNIYGLTASKYSRGRDNITVVKAMLKAGVKIIQYREKKYTRKIMLKEAREIRKLTREYNALFIVNDYIDLAIMSEADGIHLGQDDWPVQDTRSIVGENMIIGVSTHAPAQAEEAIRNGADYLGIGPVFSTNTKEDVCDAVGTEYVKYAAENAEIPWVAIGGIKEHNMYHVCKNGARCIAMVTELTMADDIEKKAQSVLRTLEELAKNSPEPLYFKIGNNRNSWE; translated from the coding sequence ATGAATAATTTTTACAGAATAATTGATGCTAATATAAACCGTGCTTCAGAGGGCATAAGATGTGCAGAAGATATTGCTCGTTTTGTTGCAGAGGATAAAGGGCTTGCTTCTGAGCTTAAGATGTTGCGTCACAAGCTAAGAAAATCAGTAGCAGTTATAGAGCCTTTTTTGCTTTCTCATCGCGATTCTTTACATGATATAAGCCGTAAAACAAAACATGTAAAAAGAGCAGAAAAAGAAAGCTATGCTCAGAGCTTCATAAAAAACATAAGTCGTGCAGAAGAAGCAGTGCGTAGCGCAGAAGAAGCTCTTAGAAACTTGGGAAAAGAAGAAATTGCTCTTGTAATGCAGGAGATACGATACAGTCTCTACGATGTAAGTAAAAAAGGGCTTACAACAACAAGAAAAGAGAAAGTTCTGTCCTATTTTACCAACAATATATATGGACTTACTGCAAGTAAATATTCTCGTGGCAGAGATAATATTACTGTCGTAAAAGCCATGCTTAAAGCAGGTGTGAAGATAATTCAATACAGAGAAAAAAAATACACAAGAAAAATAATGTTAAAGGAAGCAAGAGAGATAAGAAAACTTACGCGGGAATACAATGCTCTTTTTATTGTGAATGATTATATAGACCTTGCCATCATGTCAGAGGCGGATGGTATACACCTGGGGCAGGACGACTGGCCGGTACAGGATACAAGGAGCATTGTTGGGGAAAATATGATAATTGGTGTATCCACTCATGCTCCTGCACAGGCAGAAGAAGCTATAAGAAACGGAGCAGACTATCTGGGAATAGGTCCTGTATTTTCTACAAATACAAAGGAAGATGTCTGTGATGCCGTAGGCACAGAATACGTAAAATATGCTGCGGAAAATGCAGAAATCCCATGGGTTGCAATAGGAGGGATAAAAGAACATAACATGTACCATGTTTGTAAAAATGGGGCAAGATGTATTGCAATGGTTACAGAGCTCACCATGGCAGATGATATAGAAAAAAAAGCCCAATCTGTCTTAAGAACACTTGAGGAGTTAGCAAAAAACTCACCGGAGCCGCTTTATTTTAAAATTGGCAATAATCGAAACAGTTGGGAATAA